The Leptidea sinapis chromosome 6, ilLepSina1.1, whole genome shotgun sequence genome segment tagatacttataaataattcgTAGCGTATGTAAACTTGccgctaaatataataaacgacCAATACataggtaatattatataaattacatataatgTAGTAAACGTATGCTTTATAACAACAACAACGCAATATGTTATcggtagaaataaataaattaatatgagaGCATAATAGCGATATATTGTAGTGGCGAATGGTGCGCGCACacacaaaataaaactatcatgaTCTAATCTGTATCTGAACCAAATAGTGGCCCTGAAAAGGgcctttataattaatattaaatatcttctTCACTTCGAGCTCGTGTACTTGGTCACCGCCTTGGTGCCCTCGCTGACCGCGTGCTTGGCCAGCTCACCGGGCAGCAGGAGCCTCACGCTCGTCTGCACCTCCCGGGATGTGATCGTGGAACGCTTGTTGTAGTGCGCAAGACGGGACGCCTCGGCCGCGATACGTTCGAAGATGTCGTTCACGAAAGAGTTCATGATGGACATGGCCTTCGACGAGATACCGGTGTCCGGGTGCACCTGCTTGAGCACTTTGTAGATGTAGATGGCGTAACTCTCCTTCCTCTTatgcttcttcttttttttgtcTGTCTTCGAAATATTCTTCTGCGCCTTGCCGGACTTTTTCGCCGCCTTACCGCTCGTCTTGGGTGCCATGATGCGATTTAGACGAGTGTCTGTACGAgcgacctttttttttttttttgagaggaggaaatactgttacgtatttacgccccggaacggggcgtaatatgtcggactcgagtgtccgcgtaagcggacaccccataccgactaaaacctcctctgtgctgttagcagctctggctttcacagcgaagtaggacgtgggccatggaggccgcaaagactacgcaacaacagtcgcggggcgtctactaaggagactcgaacctcagaccggctgtgtgcttgtgggatgGAGAGAGAAtggaaatgaagatgaaatgaagatgaaagatgaaaaggtgataagagcacactcgccggcgagtgtggtcatgttttgtgtaatgtatgtaagtgtgtatgtatgtgtttatgattgcatgtatgtgtgtttatatgtatgtacgtagtgtaaatgtttgtgtgcatgtatgtttgtgtttgtgtctgtttgtggagtgtgtttgtgattgtgtaagtggtgtatgtcagtccgtcagtcagtccgtgtgtgagtgagtgtagtgaagcgattacaggacgaggactaacgtctcgtcgtgtatcaaaagaatgtgtggtgtatctagggtgcgggccgctggccatcgtcagagtgacgagtgccagtggtttgcggtggttgaccgcgcctacgcctgcgaaggcggtgtgtgcgagtctgtgtcggtgtttgtgtgggtgtcgcgttcgcgatggtgatgtcgtcatccgggtctaccgttatgtgtctgggacgtcttattgggttgagactatggtgaaggggggtgtacccgcatgccttcctaaccaagatgttgggatggttaggcgccttgtcaaagaagcgtcgcgagatctctttaaagtgttgagctattgtcggaagctctaggtcgcggtgaaggtcaacgtttcggatgaaccacggggctccggttgccatgcgcgtgaatttattttgaactacttgcaaacgacgtaagtagctcggtcgggtgtgcgcgaaaacgacgcttgcgtatgacagtatgggccgtacgatgtttttgtacagcgtcactttgtgtttgagcggaagtatgcttcgcccacacacaagtggataaaggcgactgaggacaaatcgggctctgttgcataccgtatcgatatgtttcttgaagttcatattgctgttgaacgtgactcctaagtatttgtaatccttcacccacggtatgggtgtttcatacagtttaataacgtcggtcggttgttttttagcgcggatgctattcgcgttaccgaagagtaccgctgcactcttggtggggttcacttcaatccgccattttctgaaccagttgcctagttcatcgacggcggcttgaagcactttaatgttcttgctcaaggttgagcggttggagccgaagtagagtgccgtgtcgtcagcgtactgagcgagctggacactcggaaacttgggaatgtcgctcgtgaagagcgagaaaagagtgggagagaggaccgagccctgtggcacgccagacctgatgggtctggatgaggatagggtgccctctactcgatatcggaaggagcgatcggtaaggtaggctcgaatgatgcgcacgagcctgtctggcactcccagttgatacagcttgaatactaagccgttgtgccataccttgtcgaaggccttcgcgacatcgaaaaacacggctgccgtggtagcgtgaaattgacgccgtatgagaatgtactcggtgagtcggtgagcctgctggggacacgagtgagcggttctgaatccgaactgtatgtcgggtatcaggttaagctccgcgatgtaatgattaagacgcgcgagaattaatctttcgtaaagtttcccgatcgagttaattaaactaataggcctatagctactcggattagctttaagtttattgggttttgggataccgataacaatggaatccttccatt includes the following:
- the LOC126964900 gene encoding histone H2B, which codes for MAPKTSGKAAKKSGKAQKNISKTDKKKKKHKRKESYAIYIYKVLKQVHPDTGISSKAMSIMNSFVNDIFERIAAEASRLAHYNKRSTITSREVQTSVRLLLPGELAKHAVSEGTKAVTKYTSSK